A genome region from bacterium includes the following:
- a CDS encoding class I SAM-dependent methyltransferase: MSLTAQENWQLLAGTNFFRRFVVEGKLVQTERIDPVLERIQHKEIEGWPTILRHELIPFISYPYEWSFGMLKDAALLQLELLAESLKEGMILKDSSSFNIQWTGATPVFIDIPSFEKLVPGEPWVGYFQFCQLFLYPLFLQAYKDLDFHPWLRGRIDGIDPDQMNQVMSIRDLVRTGVFTDVYLLAKMQGRFGDTSTNLRDSMRESGFRKEMIEANVRRLRKVVQGLEWGKKRSTWSDYVDDHNYTDSDMGLKNRVVKEIAESKRWRLVWDIGCNTGTFSDILAQSAECVISMDSDHLAVERYYRALKERGCRNILPLVVNISDPSPGLGWRGEERKTLPQRGKPDLLLCLALIHHIVIGANIPLREFIRWLADSTGATLIEFVTKDDPMVKKLLKNRVDQYGDYEVGTFEKILGEFFRIAKRIPLESGTRVIYSAEGKQ; this comes from the coding sequence TTGAGCCTGACCGCCCAGGAGAACTGGCAGTTGCTGGCCGGGACGAATTTTTTCCGTCGTTTCGTGGTGGAAGGGAAGTTGGTCCAGACGGAACGGATTGACCCTGTCCTGGAGAGGATTCAACACAAAGAGATCGAAGGGTGGCCGACGATCTTGCGGCATGAGCTGATCCCCTTCATTTCCTATCCGTATGAGTGGTCCTTCGGGATGTTGAAGGATGCGGCGCTCCTGCAACTCGAGTTGTTGGCTGAATCCCTCAAAGAAGGGATGATTCTCAAAGATTCCTCCTCTTTCAATATCCAGTGGACCGGGGCAACCCCGGTATTCATCGATATCCCATCGTTCGAGAAACTTGTTCCAGGGGAACCTTGGGTTGGATATTTCCAGTTTTGCCAGTTGTTCCTTTATCCCCTGTTTCTCCAGGCTTATAAAGATCTGGATTTCCATCCTTGGTTGCGGGGGCGGATCGACGGGATCGATCCGGATCAGATGAACCAGGTAATGTCCATTCGGGATCTGGTACGGACGGGTGTTTTCACGGATGTATACCTCTTGGCAAAGATGCAGGGGCGGTTCGGGGATACATCCACCAACCTTCGGGACAGCATGCGGGAAAGCGGGTTCCGGAAGGAGATGATCGAGGCAAATGTGCGGCGCCTGAGGAAAGTGGTACAGGGCCTCGAGTGGGGAAAGAAGCGATCCACCTGGTCTGACTATGTCGATGACCACAACTATACCGACTCGGACATGGGCCTGAAGAACAGGGTTGTGAAGGAGATCGCCGAATCCAAACGGTGGCGACTAGTCTGGGATATCGGATGCAACACCGGCACATTCTCCGATATTCTGGCCCAGAGCGCGGAATGTGTCATTTCCATGGACTCCGATCATTTGGCGGTGGAGCGATATTATAGGGCCTTGAAGGAGAGGGGATGCAGGAATATTCTACCCCTCGTCGTCAACATCTCCGATCCGTCCCCCGGCCTCGGGTGGAGAGGGGAGGAGAGGAAAACCCTCCCCCAGAGAGGCAAACCGGACCTGTTGCTTTGCCTGGCGCTGATTCACCACATCGTCATCGGGGCGAATATCCCGCTTCGGGAATTCATCCGATGGCTCGCAGATTCGACAGGGGCGACTCTCATCGAGTTCGTGACCAAGGACGATCCCATGGTAAAGAAACTCCTCAAGAACCGCGTGGACCAGTACGGCGACTATGAAGTGGGTACATTCGAAAAGATACTCGGGGAATTTTTCCGGATCGCAAAACGGATTCCCCTTGAATCCGGAACCCGGGTCATCTATTCCGCGGAAGGGAAACAATGA